CTTCCAGCTCTCCACCGGCTGGCCCCCAGCCCAGGTGCTGGAGACCCTGGCCACGGGCAAGCCCATCCTGTACCGCCTCTCCATCCGCGAGGGGCTGACCTGGTGGGAAACCGCCCAGGTGATCGAGGATCAGGGCTTTGCCAATGCCAGCGAAATCAAAACCCTGGTGCACGACCCCGAGCTGCTGAAAAAGTATCGCATTCCCTTTGAGAACGCCGAGGGCTTCCTTTTTCCGGAAACCTACCTTCTCAAGCGGCCCGGTCGCCAGGATGCAAGATTCATTGTGGAATTGCTGCTCAAGACATTCTGGGACAAGACGGCCCGAATCTGGGCCGAGCACGGCGAGCCAGACGCCGCGGCGCTGGCGCGGCTGGTGACCCTGGCCTCCCTGGTGGAACGGGAAACCGGCGTGCCCGCGGAACGGGCGCGCGTGGCCGGGGTGTACACCAAGCGCCTGGCCCGGAACATGCTGCTGCAGTGCGATCCCACCATCATCTATGGCCTGGGCACCGCCTTTGACGGCAACATCCGCCGCAGCCACATCAATGACGCCGCCAACCTGTACAATACCTACCAGCGGGCCGGCCTGCCGCCGGGCCCCATCTGCTCGCCGGGGCTGGACGCCCTCAAGGCCGCCTCAGACCCCGAAGAGCACGACTACCTGTACTTCGTGGCCACGGGCGACGGCGGGCACGTCTTCTCCAAAACCTTGGACGAGCACAACCGCGCCGTGCGGCAGTATCAGCTCAGGCGATAGGGCCGGTTAGAGCAAGTTATCTTTGAAAAGAGTTCTCGGGGGAAAACCTTTCTGAAAAAAGGTTCTTCCCCCGAANGGGAGAACCTTTTGCAAAAGGCTTCCCCTCTCGCAGAGACCTCGTTCGAGTGAATCTTTACCCTTTGGCGCGTTCCTCAAGCATGGCCACGGCAGGCAGGGTCTTGCCTTCCAGGAATTCCAGGAAGGACCCGCCGCCGGTGGAGATGTAGCCCATGGCCTCGGCCAGGCCGAACTTTTCCACCATGGCCACGGAATCGCCGCCGCCCACCAGGGAGAAGGCGTTGGAGTCGGCGATGGAATAGGCCAGCACCTTGGAGCCGCCGGCAAACTGCTCGTATTCAAAGACACCCACAGGCCCGTTCCAAACGATGGTGGCTGCTTCCTGACAGGCGGCGGCGTAGGCCTTGGCGGTCTGCGGTCCCACGTCCAGCACCATGTCGTCGGCGGCGATGTCGCTCACGTCCTTGAGGAACGGCCGGGCTGAGGCGGAAAGCTCGCTGGCCACCACCACATCCGTGGGGACGTGGATGGTCTTGCCCGCGGCCTTGGCTTCGGCCAGGAGCAGCTTGGCGTCCTCCACCAGATCGGCTTCAAAGAGGGACGTGCCCACGGGATGCCCCTGGGCCACGATGAAGGTGTTGGCAATGCCGCCGCCGACGATGAGCCCATCCACCTTCTGCAGCAGGTTCTTGAGCAACAGCAGCTTGGTGGAGACCTTGGCCCCGCCCACGATGGCCAGCAGGGGACGCTGGGGCGCGCCCAGGGCCTTGGTCAGGGCGGTCAGTTCCGCGGCCAGCAGCAGCCCGGCGCAGGCCACGGGGGCGAACTGGCCCACGGCATGGGTGGAGGCCTCGGCGCGGTGGGCCGTGCCGAAGGCGTCCATGACGAAGATGTCGCACAGGGCAGCGTACTTCTTGCCCAGTTCGGGATCGTTCTTCTTCTCGCCCTTGTTCATGCGCACGTTTTCCAGCAGCACCAGCTCGCCGGGCGCGGCCTCAACGCCTTCCAGCTCGCGCACCAGACGCACCTTGCCGCCCAGTTTCGCGTTGAGCCAGTCGGCCACGGGCTTCATGGAGTTCTTTTCGTCGAACTCGCCTTCCGTGGGCCGGCCCAGATGGCTCATGGCGATGACCCGGGCGCCCTTGTCCAGGGCGAGCTGGATGGTGGGCAGGGACGCCGTGAGGCGGGTGGCGTCGGTGATGACGCCATCCTTCAGGGGGACGTTGAAATCCTCGCGGATGAGAACCCGCTTGCCGGCAAGGTCCAGATCGGCCATGTGCAGCACGTGCATGATCGCATCTCCTGGAATGGATAGGGAATCTTGATGGAGGGCCACCTGGGGCGAGCCTACAGCATTTCCCGGGCAAGCGCCACAATCCGCTCCACGGTGATGCCGAATTCCGGGAACAGCTTGTCGGCCGGGGCGGAAAGGCCGTAGCGGTCCATGCCGATGACGGCGCCATCGCTGCCGACATACTTGTGCCACAGGCCGGTGGCGCCTGCTTCCACGGCCAGACGCCTGGTCACGGCCGGAGGCAGGACGGCGTCCTTGTAGCTCCGGGGCTGGGCATCGAAGAGTTCCAGGCAGGGCATGGAGACCACGCGCACGCGCACGCCCTCGTCTGCCAACTGACGCGCTGCACGCACGGCCAGCATCACTTCGCTGCCCGTGGCCATGAGCAGCACCTGGGGGTCCCCGCCGTCAGCGGCGTCCAGCAGCACGTAGCCGCCCTTGTCCAGGTTGGCCAGGGCCGCGCCCTCACGCACCAGGGGGGCGAGGTTCTGGCGGGTGAGGCACAGGGCGGAGGGGGCGGATTCCTGGGCGAGCGCCCAGGTCCAGGCGGCGGCGGTTTCCGCGGCGTCTGCCGGCCGCCACACGGCCAGGTTGGGGATGAGCCTGAGGGAGCTGACATGCTCCACGGGCTGGTGGGTGGGGCCGTCCTCGCCCACGCCGATGGAGTCGTGCGTCAGCACGTAGATCACGCGCAGGCCCATGAGGGCGCTCATGCGCATGGCGTTGCGCATGTAGTCGGAAAACACCAGGAACGTACCGCCAAAGGGCAGGACGCCGCCGTGCAGGGCCAGACCGTTCATGATGGCGGCCATGGCGAATTCGCGCACGCCGTAATTCACGCTGGTGCCGGTGGGTGCATCCGGGCGGAAGTGCACCGCGCCTTTCCAGTGGGTGCAGTTGGATTCGGCCAGGTCGGCGGAGCCGCCCACCAGCTCGGGCAGGTGCGGGGCCAGGGCATCCAGGCACATCTGGGAGCTTTTGCGGGAGGCCACGGGTTTTTCCAGCAGATTCATTTCCCGCACCAGACTGGCGGCCAGCTCCTGGAAATCGGCCGGCAGCCCGCCGTGCATGCGACGGGAAAGCGCCGCGGCGAGTTCGGGATGGGCCGTGGTGTAGGCTTCGAACAGCTCGTTCCAGGCATCCTCATGCCCGCGGCCGTCGGGGCGGGCATCCATGGCGGCGTAGATTTCCTCGGGCACGCAGAAGGGCGGGTGCGGCCAGCCCAGTTCGGCCCGGGTGCGGGCGATTTCGTCGTCACCCAGGGGCGCGCCGTGGCACTTTTCGCTGCCGCACAGGGTGGGGGAGCCGTAGCCGATGATGGTCTTGCAGCAGATGAGGGAAGGCTTGTCGGTGACGGCCTTGGCTGCGGCGATGGCGGCATCCACGGCGTCCGGATCATGGCCGTCCACATCGGCGATGACGTGCCAGCCGTAGGCGGCAAACCGGGCCGGGGTGTTGTCGCTGAACCAGGGAGTTACGGCGCCGTCGATGGAGATGCCGTTGTCGTCGTACAGGGCGATGAGCTTGCCCAGCTTGAGGGAGCCGGCCAGGGAACAGGCCTCGTGAGAGAGGCCTTCCATCATGCAGCCGTCGCCCATAACCACGTAGGTGAAGTGGTCAATAAGCTTAAATTCCGGGGTGTTGAACTGGGCGGCGAGCATGGTTTCCGCCAGGGCCATGCCCACGGCATTGGCGATGCCCTGGCCCAGGGGGCCGGTGGTGGTTTCCACGCCGGGGGTGTGTCTGTATTCGGGATGCCCGGCGGTGCGGGAGCCGAGCTGACGGAATTGTTTGATATCCTCAATGGACAGGTCATAGCCTGTCAGGTGCAGCATGCTGTACAGCAGCATGCTGGCGTGGCCGTTGGAGAGTACGAAGCGGTCGCGATTCCACCAGCCGGGATTGAGAGGATTGTGGCGCAGGTGTCTGGTCCAGAGGGCGACGGTGAAGTCGGCCATGCCCATGGGCGCGCCGGGATGGCCGGAGCGTGCCTGCTGCACGGCGTCGATGCTCAGGAAGCGCACGGCATTGGCCATCTCGCGCATGGTGGACATGATCGATTCTCCTTGCTGCTGTGAGGGTGGGGAGTTCTGTTCCTATCCCGATTGGAAGCGGTTGCCAATGCTCAGCGCCAGGGGGAATCCAGATGAACCATCCATTCCCCTGGCATCGCCGCTCTCAGGATGTATCAACAACCCCACTTCCAAAGACGTTTTGTTCTCATGGCAACATACTATCAAGTCTTGGAAGGGGAGGGACGAAGGGGAGAACCTTTTTCAACAGGCGGCCCCTCTCGCACAGATTATTTTCCAGAGTCATGTGCGCTAGACGCCCATGGCCCGCACAAAGGTCTGGTGGCGTTCGTAATACGGCGGGAATCCGAAGAACGCCGAGCCGGACACCAGCACATCCGCCCCGGCGGCGATGAGCGCGCCGGCGTTGTCCGGCGTCACGCCGCCATCCACCTGCACCCGGGGCCAGCAGCCCTGCCGGCGGCACATGACCCGCAGTTCATAGAGCTTGCGGTAGGTGAAATCCAGGAACTGCTGCCCGCCGAAGCCGGGGTTCACGCTCATCAGCAGCACCATGTCGCACTGGGGCAGCACGTATTCCAGCACCTGCAGGGGCGTGTGCGGGTTGAGGGACACGGCGGCCTGCTTGCCTGTGGCCTTGATCTGGGCCAGGACGCGTTCCAGGTGCGTGCAGGCCTCGGCATGCACGCCGATGAGGTCTGCCCCGGCGGCGGCGAAGTCCTCCACATACCGCTCAGGCTCCACGATCATCAGGTGGACGTCGAAAAACAGGGACGAGCCTTTGCGGCAGGCCTTGATGAGGGGCGGTCCCAGGGTGATGTTGGGCACAAAGCGGCCGTCCATGACGTCCCAGTGGACCCAGGAGAGGCCGGCGGCTTCGAGCGCCTCCAGCTCCTCGCGCAGGCGACCGAAATCGCAGGATAACAGGGACGGAGACAACAGGGGCGGATGCAGGGGGGATGCAGGGGTCATTCGTCCTCCAGCAGACGGCGGATGGCACGCAGTTCGGCGGTGATTTCCAACAGCAGATCGCGGTGCGGATCCGTCTGGTGGAGGCCGGGAGGCGACGTCAGCTCGGTACTGCCCGGCTGGGCCGGGAACTGCGCCTCCAGGGCCTGGCGCGCGCCCTGGATGGTGCGTTTCTCGTCATACAACAACCGCTTGATCTCCTTGAGCAACACCAGATGCGCCGGGGTGTACAGCCGTTGGCCGCCCTCGGTGCGCACGGGGGTAAGCCGGGGGAACTCGGTTTCCCAGTACCGGAGCACCGAGGAGTTCACGTCCAGCAGGCGGGCCACTTCGCCGATCTTGTACAGCTGCTCGTCGGTCACCGGCCATGCTCCATGGCGACCTTCATGACGGCGTCAGGAACGGGTCGCCTCCTGTTGCAAGACTGCGCCCAGGCGTTCCATTTCCTTGTCCACATCCTTGTCCTTCAGGGTCTTGGCGGGATGTCGGAACGTGAATCGCAGGGTCCAGTTGCGGGGCCCGTCGTTGCCGGCGGGCAGGTAGCGGTCCACCAGGACCACGTCTTCCAGGATGGACGATCCCGCGCCCCGGGCTGCGTCCAGCAGTTGCTGCACGGCCAGGCCGGCCGGCGCGGCAATGGTGATGTCCCGCTTGGACGCCGGAAACACCGGCAGGGCCTGGAAGGCCGGCAGCACGCCGGCCGCCAGCCGGGCCAGCACATCCAGCTCCAGTTCAGCCAGCCAGACATCCTGCCGGGCGTGATATTCCTTGGCGATCTCTGGCTGCACCCGACCCAGCGCGCCCACGTACTCGCCCTGCACCGTCACGGCCACCGCCGGGGACAGATAGGGGTGATCGTCCTGCCGGGCAAAGCCGGCAGCCGGCAGGCCCAGCGTCTCCAGCAGATGTTCCGTCAGTCCTTTGAGGTCCTGATAGTCGGCCACGTCGCGGGAGTAGGGCCAGCAGTCGGGGTCCCGGGGGCCGTACAGCAGCAGGCCCAGGCGGGATTCCTCGCGCACCGTGGTTTCGGATGCCGGGTCCTTGAAGAAGGCCTTGGCCACTTCGAACAGACGTACCCGCTCCACGCCCTGGGACAGGTTGACCTTGAGGGAGTAGAGCAGCCCCGGGGCCAGGGCCGTGCGCAGGGCGTCCTGTTCTTCGGACAGGGGATTGAGGACGCTGACGCGGTGTTCCACGGGCAGGTGGAAGCGGTCCAGATCCTTGTGGCCGAAGAAGCTGAAGTTGATGGCCTCCAGCAGGCCGCAGCCCTGGGCCCAGTGCTTGGTACGCATGGTCCAGGCAAAGGGGGTGCGGTCCTGGCGAGGGGCATCGAGCTGGCGGGAGACGGCAGGCACCACGCCGGGGATGCGGTCCAGCCCGTGCACGCGGCCCACTTCCTCCACAATGTCCGCCTCGCGCTCCAGATCCACGCGGTGGCTGGGGGCGGTGACGGTCCATCCGGGCTGGGACTGCGCGTCGTGCTCGTCCACCTGACAGCCGAGGTGCTGCAGGGTGGTGCGGCAGAAGTCGTCCGTCACGTCCACGCCCAGGAGCATGCGGGCCCGGGCCGGGCGGAAGCGGATGCGGCGATTGATCCACGGCGCAGGCTCGGCCACGGCCACGCCGGGATGCAGCACCCCGCCGCCCAGCTCGGTCATGAGGGCCGCGGCGCGGTCCAGGGCAAAGCGGGACCCGGGCTGATCCACCCCGCGTTCAAAGCGGTAGCCGGCCTCGCTGGAAAGGCTCAGGCGGCGGCCGGTGCGACGGATGGTGCCCGGCCGGAAGACGGCGGACTCCAGGAAAATGTTCGTGGTGCCGTCGTGCACTTCGGAGTTGGCCCCGCCCATGACGCCAGCCAGGCCCACGGGCTTGTCGCCGTCCCAGATGCAGAGGTCGTCGCCGGTGAGGGTGCGGGTCTGGCCGTCCAGGGTGACGAACTGCATGCCGGCCTCGGCCCGGGCCACGCGGATTTTACCGCCGGCCAGGAGGTCCATGTCGAAGGCGTGCAGGGGCTGGCCCACTTCCATCATCACGTAGTTGGTCACGTCCACCAGATTGCTGATGGGCCGCAGACCCAGGGCGATGAGGCGATAGCGCAGCCATGCCGGAGACTTGCCGATGTGCACCCCGCTGATGACGCGGCCCTGATACACGGGGCAGAGCGCCGGTTCGGGAATTTCCACGGCAAAGAGGGCCGGGGCGGCGGGGCGGGCGGGGTCCTCTGCCAGGGAGAAACCCGGCAGGGTGACCGGCAGGCCCAACGCAAGCGCAGCCTCGCGGGCCACGCCCAGGTGGGAGAGGCAGTCTGCCCGGTTGGGGGTGATGCCGATCTCGAAGACTTCCGTATCCAGCCGCAGTGCCGTGGCCAGGGGCGTGCCAGGGGCGCAGGCAGCGGCGTCGCCGTCCAGCACCAGGATGCCATCCTTGCCTTCGCCCAGGCCCAGCTCGGTTTCGGAGCAGATCATGCCCTGGGACGGCACCCCGCGCAGGGAGGCGGGCTTGATGGCCATGCCGTTGGGCAGCACCGCGCCGGGCAGGGCCACGGGCACTACCTGGCCGGCGGCCACGTTGGGCGCGCCGCAGACGATGGTCAGCGTGGCGGCCTGGCCTACGTCCACGGTGCAGACCGAGAGCTTCTCGGCCTGGGGATGGGGCTCCCGTGTGAGGACACGACCGACGACGACGTGTTCCAACGCGGCGAACGGGTTGAACAAATCTTCAACTTCGAGGCCTTGCATGGTCAGGCGGTCCCCCAGCTGGGCGGGGGTGATCTCGAAGGAAACGAATTCCCGGAGCCAGGAGCAGCTCACGCGCATGGGGCGGTCTCCCTGGTATGCGCGGCAGGCCTAGGCGAATTGCCGCAGGAACCGCGCGTCGTTTTCGAAAAACATGCGCAGGTCGCCCACGCCGTATTTGAGCATGGCGATGCGCTCCACGCCCATGCCGAAGGCAAAGCCGCTCCACGCCTCGGAATCGTAGCCCACGGCCCGGAAGACCTCGGGGTCGATCATGCCGCAGCCAAGAATCTCCAGCCAGCCTGTGGTCTTGCACACGCGGCAGGGCTCGTTGCCCTTGTGGCCTTTGCCGCCGCACATGTTGCAGGAGATGTCCACCTCGGCGCTGGGCTCGGTGAAGGGGAAGAAGCTGGGCCGGAAGCGGACCTTGGTGCCGGCGCCGAAAAGGGCCTGCAGGAAGGCGGTGAGGCTGCCGCGCAGGTGGGCCATGCTCACATGCTTGTCCACCAAAAAGCCTTCGATCTGGTGGAACATGGGCGTGTGGGTGATGTCCGAGTCGCGGCGGTAGACCTTGCCCGGCGCCACGGCGGCCACAGGAGGCTTGCGGGCCAGCATGGTGCGGATCTGCAAGGGCGAGGTGTGCGTGCGCAGGACGATGTTCTCCTGGATGAAGAGCGTATCCTGCATGTCGCGGGCCGGGTGATCCCCGGGCATGTTCAGGGCTTCGAAGTTGTACCAATCCGTCTCCACCTCGGGGCCGGAGACGATTTCGAAGCCAAGATGCTGGAACACCTGGCAGACTTCTTCCATCACCAGGGTGATGGGATGCAGCCCGCCCAGGGTGGGGGCGCGGCCGGGCACGGTGGGGTCGAAGTGCTTGAGCAGGGCGTCGGCCTTGGCTTTTTCCAGGGCGGCCAGGGCGTCGTCGAAGCGTACGGAAATGGCTTCCTTGACGCGGTTGGCGGCCTGGCCCAGGGCGGGGCGGTCGGCGGGGTCGGCCGTGCCCAGTTTGGCCATGAGCCCTGCGAGCCGGCCCTTGCGGCCGAGAAACTCCACGCGCACGGCTTCCAGGGCGTCCGCCAGGGCGGCGGATGAAGACGAGGAAGGGCCATCCGCCTGCATGACGGCGGAAAGCCCCTCCTCGAACGCCGGAATCAGGGAGTCGAACTCCTGCAAGAGATCGTCGATGCTCATGACCAGCGCCGTTGTGGAGTGCAGGACCCGGCTAGGCCAGGGCCAGCTTTTCTTTGACCACGGCGGCCAGACGGGAGAAGGATTCCTTCTCGCGCACGGCCAAGTCGGCCAGAACCTTGCGGTTGAGCTCAATGCCGGCCAGGGCCAGACCATGCATGAACTTGCCGTAGTTCAGGCCATGCTCACGGGCGGCGGCGTTGATGCGCAGGATCCACAGCTTGCGGAATTCGCGCTTTTTGACCTTGCGGTCGCGGTAGGCGTAGCAGAGGCTGCGTTCCACCGCTTCGCGTGCCGAGCGGTAGAGATTGCCGCGTCCGCCACGGAAGCCTTTGGCCTGATCAATGTATCGCTTGTGCCGCCGGTGGGCAGCCATCCCGCGTTTAACTCGCATTATCTCGCTCCTTGCGCTCGTGCAGCGGCCCTAGGCGTAGGGCATCAGGGCCCGGAGGGCGCGTTCGTTGGTCTGGTCCACAATGGCGCTCTGGCCCAGGCGGCGTTTGCGCTGCGCAGACTTCTTGGTCAGAATGTGGCGCATGTTCTGCTGCCGGCGCTTGAATTTGCCAGTGCCGGTTTTGGAAAAGCGCTTGGCCGCGGACTTGTTGGTCTTCAGCTTGGGCATGATGGCTCCTGCCTTGGTTCGAAGGCCCCCGTCCGGCTTGGCCGGCCGCGAGCCTGTCTTATCCTGAATGAATGCGCAACGTTACTTCTTGGCCGCGGGGGAGACAAGCATGAACAGCGTGCGGCCTTCGGCCTGCGGCTCTTGGTCCAGCTTGCCCCTCTCGCCGATGCTCGCCACAAACTTTTGCAGAATGGACAGCCCGCGATCCTTGTGCACAATTTCGCGTCCCCGGAAAAACACGGTCACCTTAACGCGATCGCCTTCTTCCAAGAAGCGCAGCACATGCTTGAGCTTGGTCTGGAAGTCGTGCTCGTCGGTCTTGGGGCGGACCTTGATTTCCTTCACCTGGATGATGGACTGGCGCTTGCGCGCCTCCTGCTGCTTTTTCTGCTGCTGGTATTTATATTTTCCAAAATCCATGATGCGGCAGACGGGCGGTTCGGCATTGGGCGCCACTTCCACCAAATCGAGCCCCTTTTCCTGGGCGGCCCGAAGGGCGTCGTCGCGCGACAATATGCCGAGCTGCTCACCGTCTTCGCCGATGACGCGAAGCTCCCGTGCACGAATCTGCAGGTTACACCGGGCATGGGGTGGCGAAGAAATAGCGCATCCCTCCTCGTTCAAACGGTTCCTGACAGGCCTTGACGACAAGCGCGGCGGCGTCTTCCAGGGTCATGAACCCCAGATTCTCTCCGCCGCGAAGACGCACGTTCACACCCCGCGCCTCCACTTCCTTGTCGCCCACGACCAACATGTACGGTATCTTTTCCATCTGGGCCTCGCGAACTTTGAAGCCCAGTTTTTCGTTGCGCAGATCTG
This sequence is a window from Megalodesulfovibrio gigas DSM 1382 = ATCC 19364. Protein-coding genes within it:
- the mltG gene encoding endolytic transglycosylase MltG; this encodes MRRILLSLAGIFLIVILGLTAAIYLKAQHFLRASPETPGRDVVFTVEQGQTFDQVARALEAEGVITSARYFIFLGKWEKRLGSVQAGDFQLSTGWPPAQVLETLATGKPILYRLSIREGLTWWETAQVIEDQGFANASEIKTLVHDPELLKKYRIPFENAEGFLFPETYLLKRPGRQDARFIVELLLKTFWDKTARIWAEHGEPDAAALARLVTLASLVERETGVPAERARVAGVYTKRLARNMLLQCDPTIIYGLGTAFDGNIRRSHINDAANLYNTYQRAGLPPGPICSPGLDALKAASDPEEHDYLYFVATGDGGHVFSKTLDEHNRAVRQYQLRR
- a CDS encoding phosphoglycerate kinase, with product MHVLHMADLDLAGKRVLIREDFNVPLKDGVITDATRLTASLPTIQLALDKGARVIAMSHLGRPTEGEFDEKNSMKPVADWLNAKLGGKVRLVRELEGVEAAPGELVLLENVRMNKGEKKNDPELGKKYAALCDIFVMDAFGTAHRAEASTHAVGQFAPVACAGLLLAAELTALTKALGAPQRPLLAIVGGAKVSTKLLLLKNLLQKVDGLIVGGGIANTFIVAQGHPVGTSLFEADLVEDAKLLLAEAKAAGKTIHVPTDVVVASELSASARPFLKDVSDIAADDMVLDVGPQTAKAYAAACQEAATIVWNGPVGVFEYEQFAGGSKVLAYSIADSNAFSLVGGGDSVAMVEKFGLAEAMGYISTGGGSFLEFLEGKTLPAVAMLEERAKG
- the tkt gene encoding transketolase, whose product is MSTMREMANAVRFLSIDAVQQARSGHPGAPMGMADFTVALWTRHLRHNPLNPGWWNRDRFVLSNGHASMLLYSMLHLTGYDLSIEDIKQFRQLGSRTAGHPEYRHTPGVETTTGPLGQGIANAVGMALAETMLAAQFNTPEFKLIDHFTYVVMGDGCMMEGLSHEACSLAGSLKLGKLIALYDDNGISIDGAVTPWFSDNTPARFAAYGWHVIADVDGHDPDAVDAAIAAAKAVTDKPSLICCKTIIGYGSPTLCGSEKCHGAPLGDDEIARTRAELGWPHPPFCVPEEIYAAMDARPDGRGHEDAWNELFEAYTTAHPELAAALSRRMHGGLPADFQELAASLVREMNLLEKPVASRKSSQMCLDALAPHLPELVGGSADLAESNCTHWKGAVHFRPDAPTGTSVNYGVREFAMAAIMNGLALHGGVLPFGGTFLVFSDYMRNAMRMSALMGLRVIYVLTHDSIGVGEDGPTHQPVEHVSSLRLIPNLAVWRPADAAETAAAWTWALAQESAPSALCLTRQNLAPLVREGAALANLDKGGYVLLDAADGGDPQVLLMATGSEVMLAVRAARQLADEGVRVRVVSMPCLELFDAQPRSYKDAVLPPAVTRRLAVEAGATGLWHKYVGSDGAVIGMDRYGLSAPADKLFPEFGITVERIVALAREML
- the rpe gene encoding ribulose-phosphate 3-epimerase — protein: MTPASPLHPPLLSPSLLSCDFGRLREELEALEAAGLSWVHWDVMDGRFVPNITLGPPLIKACRKGSSLFFDVHLMIVEPERYVEDFAAAGADLIGVHAEACTHLERVLAQIKATGKQAAVSLNPHTPLQVLEYVLPQCDMVLLMSVNPGFGGQQFLDFTYRKLYELRVMCRRQGCWPRVQVDGGVTPDNAGALIAAGADVLVSGSAFFGFPPYYERHQTFVRAMGV
- a CDS encoding MerR family transcriptional regulator, which translates into the protein MTDEQLYKIGEVARLLDVNSSVLRYWETEFPRLTPVRTEGGQRLYTPAHLVLLKEIKRLLYDEKRTIQGARQALEAQFPAQPGSTELTSPPGLHQTDPHRDLLLEITAELRAIRRLLEDE
- the pheT gene encoding phenylalanine--tRNA ligase subunit beta; the protein is MRVSCSWLREFVSFEITPAQLGDRLTMQGLEVEDLFNPFAALEHVVVGRVLTREPHPQAEKLSVCTVDVGQAATLTIVCGAPNVAAGQVVPVALPGAVLPNGMAIKPASLRGVPSQGMICSETELGLGEGKDGILVLDGDAAACAPGTPLATALRLDTEVFEIGITPNRADCLSHLGVAREAALALGLPVTLPGFSLAEDPARPAAPALFAVEIPEPALCPVYQGRVISGVHIGKSPAWLRYRLIALGLRPISNLVDVTNYVMMEVGQPLHAFDMDLLAGGKIRVARAEAGMQFVTLDGQTRTLTGDDLCIWDGDKPVGLAGVMGGANSEVHDGTTNIFLESAVFRPGTIRRTGRRLSLSSEAGYRFERGVDQPGSRFALDRAAALMTELGGGVLHPGVAVAEPAPWINRRIRFRPARARMLLGVDVTDDFCRTTLQHLGCQVDEHDAQSQPGWTVTAPSHRVDLEREADIVEEVGRVHGLDRIPGVVPAVSRQLDAPRQDRTPFAWTMRTKHWAQGCGLLEAINFSFFGHKDLDRFHLPVEHRVSVLNPLSEEQDALRTALAPGLLYSLKVNLSQGVERVRLFEVAKAFFKDPASETTVREESRLGLLLYGPRDPDCWPYSRDVADYQDLKGLTEHLLETLGLPAAGFARQDDHPYLSPAVAVTVQGEYVGALGRVQPEIAKEYHARQDVWLAELELDVLARLAAGVLPAFQALPVFPASKRDITIAAPAGLAVQQLLDAARGAGSSILEDVVLVDRYLPAGNDGPRNWTLRFTFRHPAKTLKDKDVDKEMERLGAVLQQEATRS
- the pheS gene encoding phenylalanine--tRNA ligase subunit alpha — protein: MSIDDLLQEFDSLIPAFEEGLSAVMQADGPSSSSSAALADALEAVRVEFLGRKGRLAGLMAKLGTADPADRPALGQAANRVKEAISVRFDDALAALEKAKADALLKHFDPTVPGRAPTLGGLHPITLVMEEVCQVFQHLGFEIVSGPEVETDWYNFEALNMPGDHPARDMQDTLFIQENIVLRTHTSPLQIRTMLARKPPVAAVAPGKVYRRDSDITHTPMFHQIEGFLVDKHVSMAHLRGSLTAFLQALFGAGTKVRFRPSFFPFTEPSAEVDISCNMCGGKGHKGNEPCRVCKTTGWLEILGCGMIDPEVFRAVGYDSEAWSGFAFGMGVERIAMLKYGVGDLRMFFENDARFLRQFA
- the rplT gene encoding 50S ribosomal protein L20 codes for the protein MRVKRGMAAHRRHKRYIDQAKGFRGGRGNLYRSAREAVERSLCYAYRDRKVKKREFRKLWILRINAAAREHGLNYGKFMHGLALAGIELNRKVLADLAVREKESFSRLAAVVKEKLALA
- the rpmI gene encoding 50S ribosomal protein L35, which translates into the protein MPKLKTNKSAAKRFSKTGTGKFKRRQQNMRHILTKKSAQRKRRLGQSAIVDQTNERALRALMPYA
- the infC gene encoding translation initiation factor IF-3, with the protein product MSSPPHARCNLQIRARELRVIGEDGEQLGILSRDDALRAAQEKGLDLVEVAPNAEPPVCRIMDFGKYKYQQQKKQQEARKRQSIIQVKEIKVRPKTDEHDFQTKLKHVLRFLEEGDRVKVTVFFRGREIVHKDRGLSILQKFVASIGERGKLDQEPQAEGRTLFMLVSPAAKK